A single window of Lagopus muta isolate bLagMut1 chromosome 23, bLagMut1 primary, whole genome shotgun sequence DNA harbors:
- the LOC125703910 gene encoding tRNA selenocysteine 1-associated protein 1 isoform X1 — translation MAASLWMGDLEPYMDENFVSRAFATMGELVLSVKIIRNRLTGIPAGYCFVEFADLATAEKCLHKINGKPLPGAAPAKRFKLNYATYGKQPDNSPEYSLFVGDLTADVDDGMLYEFFVKVYPSCRGGKVVLDQAGVSKGYGFVKFTDELEQKRALTECQGAVGLGSKPVRLSVAIPKVNRMKPAEYSQMYNYSYSQYYQQYHSYYAQWGYDQNTGSYSYSYPQYGYTQSTMQTYEEVGEDALEDPAPHLDVHEANKQFMEQSEELYDALMDCHWQPLDTVSSEIPAML, via the exons ATGGCCGCCAGCCTATGGATGGGGGAC cTGGAGCCGTACATGGATGAAAACTTTGTTTCAAGAGCCTTTGCCACCATGGGAGAGCTTGTACTGAGTGTAAAAATCATTCGAAACAGGTTGACAGG AATTCCTGCAGGCTATTGCTTTGTAGAATTTGCAGATCTGGCTACTGCAGAGAAGTGTTTACATAAAATCAATGGAAAACCTCTTCCTGGTGCTGCACCG gCAAAGAGATTTAAATTGAATTATGCAACGTATGGAAAACAGCCCGATAACAG TCCAGAATATTCACTTTTTGTGGGAGACCTGACTGCTGACGTGGATGATGGCATGTTGTATGAGTTTTTTGTTAAAGTTTATCCATCATGTAGAGGTGGAAAAGTTGTTTTGGACCAGGCAGGAGTATCCAA AGGTTACGGCTTCGTGAAGTTCACCGATGAACTGGAGCAGAAAAGAGCGCTGACGGAGTGCCAGGGAGCCGTGGGGCTGGGCTCCAAACCGGTGCGCTTGAGTGTGGCTATACCGAAAGT TAACCGCATGAAGCCAGCAGAGTACAGCCAGATGTACAACTACAGCTACAGCCAGTATTACCAGCAGTACCACAGCTACTATGCACAGTGGGGCTACGACCAGAACACGGGCAGCTACAGCTACAGCTACCCCCAGTATGGCTACACACAGAGCACCATGCAG ACATATGAAGAAGTTGGTGAGGATGCATTGGAAG ATCCAGCACCTCATTTGGATGTCCATGAAGCAAATAAACAGTTTATGGAGCAGAGTGAAGAGCTCTATGACGCCTTGATGGACTGCCATTGGCAGCCTTTGGACACTGTCTCGTCAGAGATCCCAGCCATGTTATAG
- the LOC125703910 gene encoding tRNA selenocysteine 1-associated protein 1 isoform X2, which produces MDENFVSRAFATMGELVLSVKIIRNRLTGIPAGYCFVEFADLATAEKCLHKINGKPLPGAAPAKRFKLNYATYGKQPDNSPEYSLFVGDLTADVDDGMLYEFFVKVYPSCRGGKVVLDQAGVSKGYGFVKFTDELEQKRALTECQGAVGLGSKPVRLSVAIPKVNRMKPAEYSQMYNYSYSQYYQQYHSYYAQWGYDQNTGSYSYSYPQYGYTQSTMQTYEEVGEDALEDPAPHLDVHEANKQFMEQSEELYDALMDCHWQPLDTVSSEIPAML; this is translated from the exons ATGGATGAAAACTTTGTTTCAAGAGCCTTTGCCACCATGGGAGAGCTTGTACTGAGTGTAAAAATCATTCGAAACAGGTTGACAGG AATTCCTGCAGGCTATTGCTTTGTAGAATTTGCAGATCTGGCTACTGCAGAGAAGTGTTTACATAAAATCAATGGAAAACCTCTTCCTGGTGCTGCACCG gCAAAGAGATTTAAATTGAATTATGCAACGTATGGAAAACAGCCCGATAACAG TCCAGAATATTCACTTTTTGTGGGAGACCTGACTGCTGACGTGGATGATGGCATGTTGTATGAGTTTTTTGTTAAAGTTTATCCATCATGTAGAGGTGGAAAAGTTGTTTTGGACCAGGCAGGAGTATCCAA AGGTTACGGCTTCGTGAAGTTCACCGATGAACTGGAGCAGAAAAGAGCGCTGACGGAGTGCCAGGGAGCCGTGGGGCTGGGCTCCAAACCGGTGCGCTTGAGTGTGGCTATACCGAAAGT TAACCGCATGAAGCCAGCAGAGTACAGCCAGATGTACAACTACAGCTACAGCCAGTATTACCAGCAGTACCACAGCTACTATGCACAGTGGGGCTACGACCAGAACACGGGCAGCTACAGCTACAGCTACCCCCAGTATGGCTACACACAGAGCACCATGCAG ACATATGAAGAAGTTGGTGAGGATGCATTGGAAG ATCCAGCACCTCATTTGGATGTCCATGAAGCAAATAAACAGTTTATGGAGCAGAGTGAAGAGCTCTATGACGCCTTGATGGACTGCCATTGGCAGCCTTTGGACACTGTCTCGTCAGAGATCCCAGCCATGTTATAG
- the LOC125703985 gene encoding CCN family member 2-like, which translates to MSNFLRRETSNPKEEGSAWVSGLSASLPSLGMSGSTGTAAHTLLLLLLAPAWVGAQGCTYPCQCPSQPLQCPAGTSHVLDACGCCKVCARQLGELCSLQKPCDHHKGLYCDFSNIHRGSGICLAREGATCDLLGKVYHNGESFQPSCKLQCICLDGAIGCIPLCSADLRLPSPDCPHPRRVKIHNKCCEEWVCEEGGQEERLETVMAVFREDPKPEMNNLQENCLVQTTEWSACSKSCGMGISARVTNNNPQCHLEKETRLCMVRPCDFPWEKAKKGKKCVRAPKPRQRLLFEFSGCSSTRSYRPRFCGSCADGRCCTPYITSTAEVEFRCPEGDSFHRKMMFIKACSCHYDCPRDNDIFLATYHRRMIGDHVKTDRQ; encoded by the exons ATGAGCAACTTTCTCCGAAGAGAGACGAGCAATCCCAAAGAAGAAGGCAGTGCGTGGGTCAGCGGGCTGAGTGCCTCCCTTCCCTCACTCGGGATGtctggcagcacagggacagctgCCCACACTCTGCTTCTTCTGCTCCTTGCCCCTGCCTgg GTAGGAGCCCAGGGCTGCACGTACCCATGTCAGTGTCCTTCCCAGCCCCTGCAGTGTCCTGCTGGCACCAGCCACGTGTTGGACGCCTGCGGCTGCTGCAAGGTGTGCGCCAGGCAGCTGGGCgagctgtgctccctgcagaaACCCTGTGACCACCACAAGGGACTCTACTGTGACTTCTCCAACATCCACAGAGGCAGCGGGATCTGCTTAG cTCGTGAGGGCGCAACCTGTGACCTGCTGGGCAAGGTGTATCACAACGGGGAGAgcttccagcccagctgcaagCTGCAGTGCATCTGCCTGGATGGGGCCATCGGCTGCATCCCGCTGTGCTCAGCCGACCTGCGCCTGCCGTCCCCTGACTGCCCGCACCCACGGAGGGTGAAGATCCACAACAAGTGCTGTGAGGAGTGGGTCTGTGAGGAGGGCGGCCAGGAGGAGCGCTTAGAAACTGTCATGGCAG TTTTCAGGGAGGATCCCAAGCCAGAGATGAACAACCTGCAGGAGAACTGCTTGGTGCAGACCACTGAGTGGAGCGCGTGCTCCAAAAGCTGCGGCATGGGCATCTCTGCCCGGGTCACCAACAACAACCCCCAGTGCCACCTGGAAAAGGAGACGCGGCTCTGCATGGTGCGGCCCTGTGACTTCCCCTGGGAGAAAGCCAAG AAGGGAAAGAAGTGTGTGCGCGCCCCAAAGCCCCGCCAGCGTCTCCTCTTCGAGTtttcaggctgcagcagcacccgTTCCTACAGGCCCAGGTTCTGTGGCAGCTGTGCGGACGGGCGCTGCTGCACCCCATAcatcaccagcactgctgaggtgGAATTCCGCTGCCCCGAGGGGGATTCCTTCCATAGGAAGATGATGTTCATCAAGGCGTGCTCCTGCCACTATGACTGCCCCCGGGACAACGACATCTTCCTGGCCACCTACCATAGGAGGATGATTGGGGACCACGTCAAAACAGACAGGCAGTAG